A stretch of the Papaver somniferum cultivar HN1 chromosome 6, ASM357369v1, whole genome shotgun sequence genome encodes the following:
- the LOC113291293 gene encoding 60S ribosomal protein L14-2-like — protein sequence MPFKRYVEIGRVPLVNCGECYGKLVVIVDVIDQNRAGSSKHEWSVKRRADSSHLLASSQVLVDAPDMVRSQMSFKRLSLTDIKIDIGRIPKKKVLIGAMEAAELLNVADG from the exons ATG CCTTTCAAGCGTTACGTCGAGATTGGGAGAGTTCCTCTGGTTAACTGCGGAGAATGTTACGGTAAACTTGTAGTCATTGTTGATGTCATCGACCAAAACAGG GCGGGTAGCTCCAAACATGAATGGAGCGTCAAGAGAAGAGCAGACAGCAGCCACTTGCTTGCATCCTCTCAG GTACTTGTTGATGCTCCTGATATGGTGAGAAGCCAAATGAGCTTCAAGAGGCTCTCGTTAACAGACATCAAGATTGACATTGGCAGAATCCCCAAGAAGAAGGTTTTGATTGGCGCCATGGAGGCTGCAG
- the LOC113288800 gene encoding NAP1-related protein 2-like isoform X2: protein MSDDSLKRRLNKEDKKIIKFLRTVDVEGHPDVTPECTITLNFDKNPYFKNSSLTKNFKISEKGIFDVRCTPVIWKNGKGNTAVLEEKSSKQSHTDMPKSGEVELMIG from the exons ATGAGTGATGATTCGCTTAAAAGACGCCTGAATAAAGAAGACAAGAAG ATAATCAAGTTTCTCCGTACTGTGGATGTTGAAGGTCATCCAGATGTGACACCTGAGTGCACAATCACTTTA AACTTTGATAAGAATCCGTACTTCAAAAATTCAAGTCTCACAAAGAACTTTAAGATCTCCGAAAAAGGAATCTTTGACGTACGGTGCACCCCAGTCATATGGAAGAATGGCAAG GGCAATACAGCTGTACTTGAAGAAAAGTCGAGTAAGCAGTCGCATACTGATATGCCTAAAAG TGGCGAAGTCGAGCTTATGATAGGCTAG
- the LOC113286026 gene encoding CASP-like protein 2A1, producing the protein MSRRGAWTVFIFDQVVTYVILVAGSVSAEVVYLANKGDVAVTWSEACGSYGGFCKKATVSIGITFSVVGFYVILSLISSDRLFSKYDAPSISSTAASSYPRNKQDQEMAAAFPA; encoded by the exons ATGTCCAGGCGAGGAGCATGGACAGTTTTCATCTTCGATCAG GTTGTGACATATGTGATACTAGTAGCAGGATCTGTATCAGCAGAGGTAGTTTACTTGGCTAACAAAGGTGATGTTGCTGTGACATGGAGTGAAGCCTGTGGGTCGTATGGTGGATTCTGTAAAAAGGCAACAGTGTCTATCGGGATTACCTTTTCAGTTGTCGGTTTTTACGTGATTCTTTCACTCATTTCTTCCGACAGACTTTTCAGTAAGTACGACGCTCCCAGCATTTCCTCCACCGCTGCTTCGTCGTACCCCAGAAACAAGCAGGATCAAGAAATGGCAGCTGCTTTCCCAGCTTAA
- the LOC113288800 gene encoding NAP1-related protein 2-like isoform X1 gives MSDDSLKRRLNKEDKKIIKFLRTVDVEGHPDVTPECTITLNFDKNPYFKNSSLTKNFKISEKGIFDVRCTPVIWKNGKGNTAVLEEKSSKQSHTDMPKSFFTWFEDPTESSMTRWLI, from the exons ATGAGTGATGATTCGCTTAAAAGACGCCTGAATAAAGAAGACAAGAAG ATAATCAAGTTTCTCCGTACTGTGGATGTTGAAGGTCATCCAGATGTGACACCTGAGTGCACAATCACTTTA AACTTTGATAAGAATCCGTACTTCAAAAATTCAAGTCTCACAAAGAACTTTAAGATCTCCGAAAAAGGAATCTTTGACGTACGGTGCACCCCAGTCATATGGAAGAATGGCAAG GGCAATACAGCTGTACTTGAAGAAAAGTCGAGTAAGCAGTCGCATACTGATATGCCTAAAAG CTTCTTTACATGGTTCGAAGATCCCACGGAAAGTTCAATGACGAG GTGGCTAATTTAA
- the LOC113288799 gene encoding histone H1-like codes for MSQKVDDKTMEVEKQAAPVEKKSVKEKKEKVPKEKKEKVPKEKKPKSDKASHPAHPPYFQMIKEALLALNEKGGSSPHAIAKYMEEKHKDVLPANYKKMLGVQLKNCVANEKLIKVKASFKLSDASKKEKKAVPKTKTVKSVAAVDEKTKKRKKPTTTSKPAKSTAAAAVPKSETTVKKSETVALQRKTTAPAKKVAATPTKKAGRPAKKVVPAKKAKRTTPVKAKQPKSIKSPAAKRAKKTAAA; via the exons ATGTCTCAGAAGGTTGATGATAAAACCATGGAGGTAGAGAAACAAGCAGCACCAGTTGAGAAGAAATCAGtcaaggagaagaaagaaaaggttcccaaagagaagaaagaaaaagttcCTAAAGAGAAGAAGCCTAAATCTGATAAAGCTTCTCATCCTGCTCACCCACCTTACTTTCAG ATGATTAAGGAAGCTTTGTTGGCATTGAATGAGAAAGGTGGATCTAGTCCTCATGCTATTGCTAAGTACATGGAAGAGAAACACAAAGATGTATTACCAGCAAATTACAAGAAGATGTTAGGTGTTCAATTGAAGAATTGTGTTGCTAATGAGAAATTGATCAAGGTTAAAGCTTCTTTCAAGCTTTCTGATGCATCTAAGAAGGAGAAAAAAGCTGTTCCTAAAACTAAAACTGTGaaatctgttgctgctgttgatgagAAGACCAAGAAGAGGAAGaaaccaacaacaacatcaaagcCTGCTAagtctactgctgctgctgccgttCCCAAATCGGAAACTACTGTGAAGAAATCTGAAACGGTTGCACTACAGAGGAAGACTACTGCTCCTGCAAAGAAAGTTGCTGCTACTCCTACGAAGAAAGCTGGTCGTCCTGCTAAGAAAGTTGTTCCTGCGAAGAAGGCCAAGAGAACTACTCCTGTGAAAGCTAAACAGCCTAAATCAATCAAATCTCCTGCTGCCAAGAgggctaagaagactgctgctgctTAA